The nucleotide sequence AACCCGACCTATGTCACATTGCTCGTAATAAAGCCCAGGCATAACCGTTTCCTTCTTATCATTTCAACGTAACCCTTACATAAGATTACCCGCAAGGTATCACTGAAGGGAACACAAGCAGGGAGTACTTTAGCGTATAAGTGCGCAGAGTGTTCTGGATACATCTGCTACTATATCCCTGTGTTTACACCCAGCCAATGCAGGTTCCGGGCATTCCAATATGCAGCCAGAGCCTTTAAATTAAATAACTGACAAGAAAAAAAACAAGCAACGGGTTTAGCGATGAACAACGTCCCGCCTGTTCAGTCAGGTCAACAGCCTTTTAAAAAAGTGCTGATCGCCAACCGTGGGGAGATCGCCCTGAGAGTACTCAGGGCTCTGCAGCAGCTCAATATTGCTTCGGTCGCCATTTATCACCACAGTGACCAGCACTCCCCTGTCGTACAACAAGCTGACGAAACCATAGAAATCGTTGGCGACTCACCCTCTGCTGCACACCTCGACGGACAACAGATTATTGAAATCTGCCAGCAACTGAATGTAGAGGCCGTACACCCCTGTTACGGTTTCTTATCTGAAAACGCAGAATTTGCCCGAACACTGGAGCAGGCAGGCATTACTTTTATTGGCCCCAAAGCCGACATTATTGAGCTGATGGGCGACAAAATTACCTCAAGGGATTTTGTCGCCAGACACGGCTTTCCCGTCCCTCCTTCCGTGAACCTTGAACCGGACCACCCCGACTTCATCAGGCGCATTGTTGCCATGGGTTTTCCTGTGGTGGTCAAGGCTTCAGCCGGTGGTGGCGGCAAGGGCATGAGCATTGTTCACAGCCAGAATGAGCTGGAAGACGCACTTCGCATCGCGGCTTCAGAAGCAGAAAAATACTTTGGTGATAAACGGGTTTATATTGAGAAGTATTTTACCAGCGCCCGACATATCGAAGTGCAGGTTCTGGGCGACGGTCAGAGTGTTGTTCATCTGGGCGAAAGAGAATGTTCTGTTCAGCGACGTTTCCAGAAAGTGATTGAAGAAGCCCCCTCCCCGGCGCTGACCCCTGATAAACGTCAGGAAATCTGTAACACCGCAAAAGGCATTGCCCGGAGCGCAGGCTACAACAGCGCGGGTACGGTTGAATTTCTGTATACGTCAGAAGGCGATTATTTCTTTCTGGAGATGAATACCCGTATTCAGGTTGAACACCCGGTTACTGAAATGACGTTTAATGTGGACCTGGTGGCGGAGCAGATTCATATCGCAGCAGGCAAGCCTCTGTCCCTGAAGCAGGAAGCACTTGTCTCATCCGGTCATGCCATCGAATGCCGGATCTGTGCCGAAGATGCCTTTAACGATTTTATGCCCGCCACCGGCAAGGTGCTGTTTCTGAAAGAACCCGGTGGACAGGGCGTTCGGTTCGACAGTGGTCTGTATCTTAACCAGGCGATTACCAGCGCCTTTGACCCCATGCTGGCAAAGCTGATTGTTCATGCCCCTACTCGTCAGGAAGCCATTGAAAAAATGCGGCACGCGCTGGAAGAGCTGGTGATCCTCGGAGTGAAACATAATATTGATTATCTGGACGCTATATTGGGTCATCAGCAGTTTTCAGATGGCCATTTTGATACTGGCTTTATCAAACAATATGCCAGTGACCTTTCCGCTACTCAGCCAGAAAACTTACAGGAACTTCATGCCATTCTTGCCACAGCCCTGCTAGGCGAACGTAGCAACCGGCTGTTAGCGGAAGCAACGCCTGACCTGCACGCAGCCATTGGACGCTGGAGGAACTGATGCAACCCAAATTTCTATTTAATGGTTCGGTCTACTCAGTGACTCCAGTCCGTAAACACCATTCAGCCCTGTTGGAAATAGACAACCACCGGGTCACCGCCGGATTGCAATGGTTCAGTCCAAATGATGCACAGTTAACTCTGAATGAAAACAGTCAGCAGGTTTACATCGCTCAGGATGAACAACAGCTCTTCATTCATATGGGTGGTAAAACCTGGTATCTCGAATGCATTGATGAGTTCAGTGAGGCTGCTTCAGAGGGTGGCTCTGCCAGCGGCAGGGTAATCGCCCCTATGCCCGGAGTCGTTATTGAGCTGAATACTGCGGTGGGGCAGTGCGTAAAAGAAGGCGACTGTCTTTTACTGATTGAAAGCATGAAGCTGCAAATGGCTATTCGTGCCACAACGTCCGGTACGGTTGAAAGCATTCATGTTAGTGGTGCGGGCGACAGCTTTGAAAAAGGCTCGGTTCTGGTGGATATCGTCGGGGAGGCATCACCATGAGAAGACTGCAAACCCGTATAAACACTCAGTCATCCGAGTTCAAACAGTACCGGGCTTACAATAAAAAAATACTGACAGAGTTTCACCAGAAACAGGAAGCCGCTCGCTTTGCCCGTCCGGAAAAAGATATCCAGCGACTGAAAAACCAGAACAAAATGCTGCCCAGAGAACGGTTAGAACTTCTACTCGATCCGGGTACTCCGTTTCTGGAGCTTTCTTCACTGGCTGCCAACATGGCTTATGACGGCATTGCTCCGTCAGCCGGGTGCATTACCGGCATCGGGGTTGTAGGTGGACGGGAGGTCTTAATCAATGCCAGTGACAGCTCTGTCAAAGGCGGTGCCTGGT is from Endozoicomonas gorgoniicola and encodes:
- a CDS encoding acetyl-CoA carboxylase biotin carboxylase subunit, which encodes MNNVPPVQSGQQPFKKVLIANRGEIALRVLRALQQLNIASVAIYHHSDQHSPVVQQADETIEIVGDSPSAAHLDGQQIIEICQQLNVEAVHPCYGFLSENAEFARTLEQAGITFIGPKADIIELMGDKITSRDFVARHGFPVPPSVNLEPDHPDFIRRIVAMGFPVVVKASAGGGGKGMSIVHSQNELEDALRIAASEAEKYFGDKRVYIEKYFTSARHIEVQVLGDGQSVVHLGERECSVQRRFQKVIEEAPSPALTPDKRQEICNTAKGIARSAGYNSAGTVEFLYTSEGDYFFLEMNTRIQVEHPVTEMTFNVDLVAEQIHIAAGKPLSLKQEALVSSGHAIECRICAEDAFNDFMPATGKVLFLKEPGGQGVRFDSGLYLNQAITSAFDPMLAKLIVHAPTRQEAIEKMRHALEELVILGVKHNIDYLDAILGHQQFSDGHFDTGFIKQYASDLSATQPENLQELHAILATALLGERSNRLLAEATPDLHAAIGRWRN
- a CDS encoding acetyl-CoA carboxylase biotin carboxyl carrier protein subunit — translated: MQPKFLFNGSVYSVTPVRKHHSALLEIDNHRVTAGLQWFSPNDAQLTLNENSQQVYIAQDEQQLFIHMGGKTWYLECIDEFSEAASEGGSASGRVIAPMPGVVIELNTAVGQCVKEGDCLLLIESMKLQMAIRATTSGTVESIHVSGAGDSFEKGSVLVDIVGEASP